The following are encoded in a window of Miltoncostaea marina genomic DNA:
- a CDS encoding DNA methyltransferase has protein sequence MNVRRTKVPRSVEALAHVDDTRVNIPTAEYEPVVEDDTRAAIRVAYERRNRDLDPQLVWRGKDEQDLSDLVVAAPPIYIQEKVHPKALIDALSRRSDGAPPSDEQMDLFADFNGLEADADRTDFYQHEQNWTNRMILGDSLQVMASLAEREGLRGKVQCIYIDPPYGIKFNSNFQWSTTTRDVKDGKSDHITREPEQVRAFRDTWRDGIHSYLAYLRDRLTLALDLLSPTGSIFVQIGDENVHRVRALLDEVFGGENFVSLISFVTTSGFTQASALPRTGDYLIWYAKSTDLMKVRPQWIHAPARQGYRWLAIDGWQRAMTTAEEGGEAALPDGAFVYNADNLISQGAANDSQPFEHEGKTYTPPANAHWKANYPAGMRRLAAAGRIHTARNSIRYRRGLNDFPYQVRTNLWTDTGTGNFTDDKVYVVQTASKVIQRCILLTTDPGDLVLDPTCGSGTTAAVSEEWGRRWITIDTSRVALALARARIMGARYPYYVLADSAEGHAKKAEIGGGSFAGRAFGSSVRQGFVYERIPHVTLKSIANNAEIDAIWERWTPTVDALRADLNAELSTSWEEWEVPRNLEEAWSPRAKDLHEKFCAARNERQAEIDASIASKAEQEMLYDRPHEDKRKVRVAGPFTVESVSPYRFLGVDENDELIDPLANETGEDAAEQAFVRNILESLGAAGVQQVHKDDRIVFTALTPWPGERVCAEGRYLEGEVERRAGVFVGPEFGSVLRADLVEAAREAADAGFDALIACAFSYEPHTTEFTKLGRLPVLKARMNADLHMSEDLKNTGKGNLFVIFGEPDIDVLDAGDGKIQVRINGVDVFDPSAGDVRSDSTEGIACWFVDTDYDEESFFVRHAYFLGADDPYKALKTTLRAEIDADAWATLNSDVSRPFPKPETGRIAVKVINHLGDEVMKVFRVS, from the coding sequence ATGAACGTAAGGCGCACCAAGGTTCCGAGGTCCGTGGAGGCGCTCGCCCACGTGGACGATACGCGCGTCAACATCCCAACCGCCGAGTACGAACCGGTCGTCGAAGACGACACGCGTGCCGCCATCCGCGTCGCCTATGAGCGCCGCAACAGGGACCTCGATCCGCAGCTCGTCTGGCGCGGGAAGGACGAACAGGACCTCAGCGATCTCGTCGTCGCGGCGCCGCCCATCTACATCCAGGAGAAGGTCCACCCAAAGGCGCTCATCGACGCTCTCAGCCGGCGTTCGGACGGAGCACCTCCCTCAGACGAGCAGATGGATCTCTTTGCCGACTTCAACGGCTTGGAGGCCGACGCCGACCGAACCGACTTCTACCAGCACGAGCAGAACTGGACGAACCGGATGATTCTCGGTGACTCGCTCCAGGTCATGGCGAGTCTCGCCGAGCGGGAGGGCCTTCGAGGCAAGGTTCAGTGTATCTATATCGACCCGCCGTACGGCATTAAGTTTAACAGCAACTTCCAGTGGTCAACTACAACTCGGGACGTCAAGGACGGCAAGTCTGACCACATTACCCGCGAACCGGAGCAGGTAAGGGCATTTCGAGACACCTGGCGGGATGGCATCCACAGCTACCTCGCGTATCTCCGTGACCGGCTCACCTTGGCGCTTGATCTTCTCTCGCCAACCGGCTCGATCTTCGTCCAAATCGGTGACGAGAACGTCCACCGCGTGCGCGCGCTCCTAGACGAGGTATTCGGCGGCGAGAACTTCGTGAGTCTGATCTCCTTCGTTACCACCAGCGGTTTTACTCAGGCGTCCGCTCTTCCGCGCACTGGGGACTACCTCATTTGGTACGCGAAGTCGACAGATTTGATGAAGGTGCGGCCGCAATGGATTCATGCGCCCGCTCGGCAAGGCTACCGCTGGCTTGCAATCGACGGCTGGCAGCGGGCCATGACCACAGCGGAGGAGGGCGGTGAGGCGGCACTCCCAGACGGTGCCTTTGTTTACAACGCGGACAACCTGATATCGCAGGGCGCTGCCAACGATTCGCAGCCATTCGAGCACGAGGGCAAGACCTACACGCCGCCCGCAAACGCGCATTGGAAGGCCAACTATCCAGCGGGGATGAGACGCCTCGCTGCGGCGGGGCGAATTCACACGGCGCGCAACAGCATCCGATACCGACGGGGCCTCAACGACTTTCCGTACCAGGTGCGGACTAACCTCTGGACCGACACCGGCACTGGAAACTTCACCGACGACAAAGTTTACGTGGTCCAGACGGCGTCCAAGGTCATCCAGCGGTGCATCCTCCTCACTACCGATCCAGGCGACTTAGTGCTAGATCCGACCTGCGGCTCAGGGACCACGGCGGCGGTATCGGAAGAGTGGGGCCGTCGATGGATAACCATCGACACGTCCCGAGTGGCCCTGGCTCTCGCTCGCGCGAGGATCATGGGCGCCCGCTATCCGTATTACGTGCTGGCCGATTCCGCGGAGGGTCATGCCAAGAAGGCAGAAATCGGCGGCGGTTCGTTTGCCGGTCGCGCGTTTGGTTCGAGCGTCCGCCAAGGTTTTGTCTATGAGCGCATTCCACACGTCACGCTAAAGTCAATTGCGAACAACGCCGAGATCGACGCCATATGGGAGCGTTGGACGCCGACGGTCGATGCTCTCCGCGCGGATCTGAACGCGGAGCTGTCCACGAGCTGGGAAGAGTGGGAGGTCCCGCGGAATCTCGAAGAGGCTTGGTCTCCTCGCGCAAAGGATCTGCACGAGAAGTTCTGTGCAGCGCGCAATGAGCGTCAGGCCGAGATCGACGCATCAATTGCCTCCAAGGCTGAGCAGGAGATGCTGTACGACCGCCCGCATGAGGACAAGCGAAAGGTCAGGGTGGCCGGCCCGTTCACCGTAGAGAGCGTGAGTCCCTATCGATTCCTCGGCGTGGATGAGAACGATGAGCTGATCGACCCGCTCGCCAACGAAACGGGCGAGGATGCGGCCGAGCAGGCGTTTGTGCGCAACATCCTAGAGAGCCTTGGCGCTGCGGGCGTCCAGCAGGTCCACAAAGATGACCGGATCGTCTTCACGGCGCTCACCCCGTGGCCGGGAGAGCGAGTGTGCGCGGAGGGGCGCTACCTAGAGGGCGAGGTCGAGCGACGAGCCGGAGTCTTCGTCGGGCCGGAGTTCGGCAGCGTGCTCCGTGCGGACCTGGTGGAGGCCGCGCGTGAGGCCGCGGACGCCGGGTTCGATGCCCTAATCGCATGCGCCTTCAGCTACGAGCCTCACACGACGGAGTTCACGAAGCTCGGGCGGCTACCGGTCCTGAAAGCTCGCATGAACGCCGACCTACACATGTCCGAGGATCTAAAGAACACCGGCAAGGGCAATCTCTTCGTCATCTTCGGCGAGCCGGATATCGATGTGCTTGACGCTGGCGACGGGAAGATCCAGGTGCGGATCAACGGCGTGGATGTGTTTGACCCGAGTGCCGGAGATGTTCGCAGCGACAGCACCGAAGGCATCGCGTGCTGGTTCGTGGACACCGACTATGACGAGGAGAGCTTCTTCGTCCGCCACGCCTACTTCCTCGGCGCGGACGATCCGTACAAGGCGCTGAAGACGACCCTCCGCGCGGAGATCGACGCCGACGCATGGGCCACGCTCAACAGTGACGTCTCGCGGCCGTTCCCGAAGCCCGAGACCGGGCGCATCGCCGTCAAGGTCATCAATCACCTGGGCGACGAGGTGATGAAGGTCTTCCGCGTCAGCTGA
- a CDS encoding 3'-5' exonuclease: MRFLIADTFTDSLAKLAAEEQKAVKMTAFDLQTNPAHPGLKFHRLDRAKDKDFWSVRAGRDIRIIVHRRSGDVVLCYADHHDPAYAWAERRRMTTHPTTGAAQLIEVRETVQEVIVPVHVPQEAPAPAAPALFADRSDDELLGYGVPEERVADVRAATEESLLVLADDLPAEAAEALLELATGGTPPVRLLIPGGDPFEHPDAQRRFRVMHDIEELQRALDYPWDRWMVFLHPAQREIVEGRFSGPARVSGAAGTGKTIVALHRAVFLAGDDPDSRVLLTTYSDTLGEALRARLGLLVGNRPRVAERLEVRSITEVGRTLYRARFGEPRIASRAAVAEILREAASSVEAHPFSERFLAAEWEHVVDAWQLTTWEAYRDVRRLGRRTRLAESQRAVLWQIFELVRAGLAQKGLLTESEVQARLAEAIVADGSSPYSHVVVDEAQDMGVAHLRLLAALGGNRADGLFFAGDLGQRIFAQPFSWKSLGVDIRGRSRTLRVNYRTSHQIRTNADRLLDPEQSDADGNVESRAGTISVFNGPAPEVKVLDDAAAEISAVAEWLRTRLEEGFTEGELGVFVRSGDEIERAERALASAGVEGVLLDDGNRMANGRVAVSTMHLAKGLEFRGVAVMACDDEVIPSQARIDAIADVADLEDVYSTERHLLYVACTRARDNLLVTGVRPASEFLDDLT, encoded by the coding sequence ATGCGGTTCCTCATCGCCGACACATTCACGGACAGCCTCGCCAAGCTGGCCGCCGAGGAGCAGAAGGCCGTCAAGATGACGGCGTTCGACCTCCAGACCAATCCGGCGCACCCAGGCCTCAAGTTCCACCGCCTCGACCGCGCGAAGGACAAGGACTTCTGGTCGGTCCGGGCCGGGCGGGACATCAGGATCATCGTGCATCGTCGCAGCGGAGACGTGGTCCTCTGCTATGCCGATCATCACGATCCCGCCTACGCGTGGGCCGAGCGGCGTCGGATGACGACACACCCGACGACCGGGGCCGCGCAGCTCATCGAGGTGAGGGAGACCGTCCAAGAGGTGATCGTCCCGGTCCACGTCCCTCAGGAGGCGCCTGCGCCGGCCGCCCCGGCGCTCTTCGCCGACCGCTCGGACGACGAGCTCCTCGGCTATGGCGTGCCCGAGGAGCGGGTCGCCGACGTCAGGGCGGCGACGGAGGAGTCGCTCCTCGTCCTCGCGGACGACCTCCCCGCAGAGGCGGCCGAGGCGCTGCTCGAGTTGGCGACCGGCGGCACTCCGCCGGTGCGACTCCTCATTCCTGGCGGTGATCCCTTCGAGCACCCCGACGCGCAGCGACGCTTCCGGGTCATGCACGACATCGAAGAACTCCAGCGGGCGCTCGACTACCCGTGGGACCGATGGATGGTCTTCCTGCATCCGGCGCAGCGGGAGATCGTCGAGGGGCGCTTCTCCGGGCCCGCCCGCGTCTCTGGGGCGGCCGGCACGGGCAAGACCATCGTCGCGCTCCATCGGGCGGTGTTCCTGGCGGGGGACGATCCTGACTCGCGTGTCCTTCTGACGACCTACTCCGACACGCTGGGCGAGGCACTCCGTGCGCGCCTCGGCCTACTCGTCGGCAACCGGCCCCGTGTGGCGGAGCGTCTCGAGGTTCGCTCGATCACCGAGGTCGGGCGGACGCTCTATCGCGCGCGGTTCGGCGAGCCGCGGATCGCATCACGCGCTGCGGTCGCCGAGATCCTCCGCGAGGCGGCGAGCTCGGTCGAGGCTCACCCCTTCTCGGAGCGCTTCCTGGCGGCCGAGTGGGAACACGTCGTCGATGCCTGGCAGCTCACCACCTGGGAGGCGTACCGGGACGTGCGCCGGCTCGGTCGGCGTACGCGCCTCGCGGAGTCGCAGCGCGCCGTCCTGTGGCAGATCTTCGAGCTCGTGCGAGCGGGACTCGCCCAGAAGGGGTTGCTCACGGAGTCCGAGGTTCAGGCGCGTCTTGCAGAGGCCATCGTCGCCGATGGCAGCAGTCCTTACAGTCACGTCGTCGTCGATGAAGCGCAGGACATGGGCGTCGCCCACTTGCGTCTTCTTGCCGCGCTCGGCGGAAACCGCGCCGACGGGCTGTTCTTCGCGGGTGACCTCGGTCAGCGGATCTTCGCTCAACCGTTCTCGTGGAAATCCCTGGGCGTCGATATCCGGGGGCGCTCACGAACCCTCCGTGTGAACTACCGGACGTCTCACCAGATCCGGACGAACGCGGATCGGCTTCTCGACCCGGAGCAGTCGGATGCCGACGGCAACGTCGAGAGCCGCGCCGGCACGATCTCGGTCTTCAACGGCCCCGCGCCGGAGGTCAAGGTGCTCGACGACGCGGCCGCCGAGATTTCGGCTGTCGCCGAATGGCTCCGCACCCGCCTGGAGGAGGGCTTCACGGAGGGCGAGCTCGGCGTCTTCGTCCGCTCGGGGGACGAGATCGAGCGTGCAGAGCGAGCCCTCGCCTCGGCGGGCGTCGAGGGAGTGCTCCTCGATGACGGAAATCGCATGGCGAACGGCCGCGTGGCGGTGAGCACGATGCACCTCGCGAAGGGGCTCGAGTTCCGCGGGGTCGCGGTGATGGCGTGCGACGACGAGGTGATCCCTTCGCAGGCGCGAATCGACGCGATCGCCGACGTCGCCGACTTGGAGGACGTCTACTCGACCGAACGGCACCTCCTCTACGTCGCGTGCACGCGCGCACGGGACAACCTCCTCGTCACGGGAGTGCGGCCCGCGTCCGAGTTCCTGGATGACCTGACGTGA
- a CDS encoding tyrosine-type recombinase/integrase, which translates to MEASPPGDRTKGATAGRHWCRNPNRLAATLGGPHVAAAPLFPDLTAQTIRQAMRRACVAAGLRHINPHNLRHRFISRLVMAGLPITVIQRVVGHGRASVTLDVYSHVLLDEPAGSLEALRRGLLVVFQEGPPRENGPLSGPFVSGGYRDPRSGPSWLGELPANRQVGQREETEQTPRRGVPVVSGAG; encoded by the coding sequence GTGGAGGCGAGCCCCCCCGGCGACCGCACGAAGGGCGCCACGGCAGGTCGGCACTGGTGCCGCAACCCCAATCGCCTGGCGGCGACGCTGGGCGGCCCGCACGTCGCCGCGGCTCCCCTCTTCCCCGACCTCACCGCCCAGACCATCCGCCAGGCGATGCGGCGCGCGTGCGTGGCGGCCGGGCTGCGCCACATCAACCCGCACAACCTCCGCCACCGCTTCATCAGCCGCCTGGTGATGGCCGGCCTGCCGATCACGGTGATCCAGCGGGTGGTCGGCCACGGGCGGGCGTCGGTGACGCTCGACGTCTACTCCCACGTGCTCCTCGACGAGCCCGCCGGAAGCCTGGAGGCGCTCCGCCGTGGTCTCCTGGTGGTGTTCCAGGAGGGGCCTCCGCGTGAAAACGGCCCGCTGAGCGGGCCTTTCGTCAGTGGAGGATACCGGGATCCTCGATCGGGACCCTCTTGGTTAGGCGAACTACCTGCAAATCGGCAGGTCGGTCAGCGCGAGGAGACCGAGCAAACGCCCCGGCGTGGTGTTCCGGTGGTGTCCGGGGCCGGTTGA
- a CDS encoding CHAT domain-containing protein — translation MELVHLEAVDVVDECHWRWRLTSAQGAFLADHTVALARGSVELEGFTDLYEMLRWRADLQDRLHSEGQLVSRVGRWMGEQVLGAVGDALIVRAPVTVRVAVPEGAPWLWSRPLELAHVGGEPLAVQDVSFVFAHAVASQESGGQFKGAVGERLRMLGLFSLPTGGGALALRHERHRLARMVQEVATSEAKGVELRVVQYGVTRERLEQIVEEGEGWDILHFSGHGLPRGLVLEHEDGSEDLIDVDELIRLLGPTRRQLKLVTLSSCYSAADAATTTLQELGVRIEVAPVPADGPPRTKLRMLK, via the coding sequence GTGGAGCTCGTGCACCTCGAGGCGGTCGACGTGGTCGACGAGTGTCACTGGCGCTGGCGTCTGACAAGCGCGCAAGGGGCATTCCTCGCCGATCACACCGTTGCGCTTGCACGCGGCAGCGTTGAACTGGAGGGCTTCACCGATCTGTACGAGATGCTGCGCTGGCGCGCCGACCTGCAAGACCGACTCCACAGCGAAGGTCAGCTGGTCTCCCGAGTCGGTCGGTGGATGGGTGAGCAGGTGCTCGGGGCGGTTGGCGACGCGCTGATTGTGAGGGCGCCAGTGACCGTGCGCGTGGCGGTGCCCGAGGGGGCGCCCTGGCTCTGGTCTCGGCCGCTCGAGCTCGCCCACGTCGGTGGCGAGCCGCTTGCGGTGCAGGACGTGAGCTTCGTTTTCGCGCACGCGGTTGCATCCCAAGAAAGCGGCGGGCAATTCAAGGGCGCGGTAGGCGAGCGGCTCCGGATGCTCGGCCTGTTCAGCCTGCCCACCGGCGGAGGGGCACTCGCGCTCCGCCATGAACGTCACCGGCTGGCTCGGATGGTCCAGGAAGTTGCGACTTCTGAAGCAAAGGGGGTCGAGCTCCGGGTCGTCCAGTACGGGGTCACTCGGGAGCGGCTGGAGCAGATCGTGGAGGAGGGCGAGGGGTGGGACATCCTGCACTTCTCAGGGCACGGGCTTCCCCGCGGCCTGGTGCTCGAACACGAGGACGGCAGCGAGGATCTGATCGACGTCGACGAGCTGATCCGACTGCTCGGTCCGACCCGTCGCCAGCTCAAACTGGTGACGCTCTCTTCCTGCTACTCGGCCGCGGATGCCGCCACCACCACGCTCCAAGAGCTCGGCGTCCGGATCGAAGTCGCCCCCGTCCCGGCCGACGGTCCCCCCCGCACGAAGCTCAGAATGTTGAAATGA
- a CDS encoding FAD-dependent oxidoreductase translates to MHDRTPESQAGAAATPTVASEGRHASLWVATTPGTAYPALEGALEVDVAVVGGGITGLTTATLLADAGMAVAVVEARRIATGTTGNTTAKATALQGLVYSSLADRLGEETAQVYAEANLAGVELIARLAEELAIDCDLRRRPAVTYAASAETAPAVEAEAQAARRAGLPARLDEDAALPVAVTAAVRLDDQIIFHPRKYCLGLAERLAAAGATLVERTRVTAVEEDGPWQVLVCPAGTVRARHVVLATLMPFPLDGGYFAKAAPSRSYALGARIDGEVPAGMYLSVDRPTRSVRPHPADDGDVLVIEGDAHKTGQDGDPARHYAAVEAWARERFPVVEVTHRWSAQDYTPADGMPYVGRLTSRQEAVLVATGFGKWGMSNGSAAARILADLVLGRDNAWAATFDSTRLNPGASLPDLVKENLNVGKRLIGDRARTALRPRSPDTLAPGEGAVVTTGGEKVAAYRDQQGELHTVSPVCTHMGCEVTWNAAELTWDCPCHGSRFEYDGEVIDGPATRPLERREIG, encoded by the coding sequence GTGCACGACCGGACGCCGGAGAGCCAGGCAGGCGCGGCGGCGACGCCGACCGTCGCGTCGGAGGGCCGTCACGCCTCGTTGTGGGTCGCCACCACGCCGGGGACCGCGTACCCGGCGCTGGAGGGCGCGCTCGAAGTCGACGTCGCCGTGGTGGGCGGCGGCATCACCGGGCTCACGACGGCGACGCTGCTCGCCGACGCCGGGATGGCCGTGGCCGTCGTCGAGGCGCGGCGGATCGCCACCGGCACGACCGGCAACACCACCGCCAAGGCGACGGCCCTGCAGGGCCTCGTCTACTCGTCGCTCGCCGACCGGCTGGGCGAGGAGACCGCGCAGGTCTACGCCGAGGCCAACCTCGCGGGCGTCGAGCTGATCGCGCGGCTCGCCGAGGAGCTCGCCATCGACTGCGATCTGCGGCGCCGCCCGGCGGTCACGTACGCGGCGAGCGCCGAGACGGCCCCGGCCGTGGAGGCCGAGGCCCAAGCCGCCCGCCGGGCGGGGCTTCCGGCACGGCTCGACGAGGACGCCGCGCTACCGGTCGCCGTGACCGCGGCGGTGCGCCTGGACGACCAGATCATCTTCCATCCCCGCAAGTACTGCCTCGGCCTCGCGGAGCGGCTCGCCGCCGCCGGGGCCACGCTCGTCGAGCGCACCCGCGTGACCGCCGTCGAGGAGGACGGCCCGTGGCAGGTGCTCGTGTGCCCGGCGGGCACCGTGCGCGCGCGTCACGTCGTGCTGGCGACGCTGATGCCGTTCCCGCTCGACGGCGGGTACTTCGCCAAGGCGGCCCCCAGCCGCTCCTACGCCCTGGGCGCGCGGATCGACGGCGAGGTGCCGGCCGGCATGTACCTGAGCGTGGACCGGCCCACGCGGTCCGTGCGACCGCATCCGGCCGACGACGGCGACGTGCTGGTGATCGAGGGCGACGCGCACAAGACCGGTCAGGACGGGGACCCCGCGCGCCACTACGCGGCGGTCGAGGCCTGGGCGCGCGAGCGCTTCCCGGTGGTCGAGGTGACGCATCGCTGGTCCGCGCAGGACTACACCCCGGCGGACGGCATGCCGTACGTCGGGCGCCTCACCTCCCGTCAGGAGGCGGTGCTCGTGGCGACCGGATTCGGCAAGTGGGGGATGTCGAACGGCTCCGCGGCCGCCCGGATCCTCGCCGACCTGGTGCTGGGCCGTGACAACGCGTGGGCCGCCACGTTCGACTCGACGCGCCTCAACCCGGGCGCCTCGCTGCCCGACCTCGTGAAGGAGAACCTCAACGTGGGCAAGCGCCTCATCGGCGACCGCGCCCGCACGGCGCTGCGCCCGCGCTCGCCGGACACGCTGGCCCCCGGCGAGGGCGCCGTCGTGACGACGGGGGGCGAGAAGGTGGCGGCCTACCGCGACCAGCAGGGCGAGCTGCACACGGTGTCCCCGGTCTGCACGCACATGGGGTGCGAGGTCACCTGGAACGCCGCCGAGCTCACCTGGGACTGCCCCTGTCACGGGTCGCGATTCGAGTATGACGGCGAGGTGATCGACGGGCCGGCGACCCGTCCGCTGGAGCGTCGCGAGATCGGCTGA
- a CDS encoding DUF488 domain-containing protein: MDIRLKRAYEPPAASDGRRVLVDRVWPRGLAREAARLDDWARDLAPSAGLRRWFGHDPDRFAGFRERYVEELRACRSQLADLRRTARRGTLTLVYSARDADHNQAVVLAEVLRRGLPRAGA; this comes from the coding sequence GTGGACATCCGGCTGAAGCGCGCGTACGAGCCGCCGGCGGCGTCGGACGGCCGTCGCGTGCTCGTCGACCGGGTCTGGCCCCGGGGACTGGCGCGCGAGGCGGCCCGGCTCGACGACTGGGCGCGGGACCTCGCGCCGAGCGCCGGGCTGCGGCGCTGGTTCGGCCACGACCCGGATCGCTTCGCGGGCTTCCGCGAGCGCTACGTCGAGGAGCTGCGCGCGTGCCGCTCGCAGCTGGCCGACCTGCGGCGGACCGCCCGCCGCGGCACGCTCACGCTCGTCTACTCGGCGCGCGACGCGGACCACAACCAGGCGGTGGTGCTGGCGGAGGTCCTGCGCCGGGGCCTGCCGCGCGCCGGAGCGTGA
- a CDS encoding sigma 54 modulation/S30EA ribosomal C-terminal domain-containing protein has product MAAAAAAPMVGVTAKEDAMPRTRTTGLLEPSIRLRGDAADGHRERAMAKLRAACMSAPRPVILGRLELATEPDPAVERPAIAKATIDVDGQLVRAHVACRTMDQAIDLLAARVRRNIRALAARRRDLERRPRGAGGGVWRHDHEPAHRPEHRARPVADRRLARRKSLPVARVTPEQAAFDMRMLDHDFHLFTDAATGTDCLIHRTADGGLALVSADPGACGAPAGPPVAPAIPMEVGDALAALDATDGPFVAFVDPDRGRLMVAYRRYDGHYGLLGPADRY; this is encoded by the coding sequence ATGGCCGCCGCGGCCGCGGCGCCGATGGTGGGGGTGACCGCGAAGGAGGACGCGATGCCCCGTACACGCACCACCGGCCTGCTCGAGCCGTCCATCCGGCTGCGGGGCGACGCCGCCGACGGCCACCGCGAGCGCGCCATGGCGAAGCTGCGCGCGGCGTGCATGTCGGCGCCACGACCGGTCATCCTGGGCCGGCTGGAGCTCGCGACCGAGCCCGACCCCGCGGTGGAGCGGCCCGCGATCGCCAAGGCGACCATCGACGTGGACGGGCAGCTGGTGCGGGCGCACGTGGCCTGCCGCACCATGGACCAGGCGATCGACCTGCTCGCCGCGCGCGTGCGCCGCAACATCCGCGCGCTCGCCGCCCGCCGCCGCGACCTCGAGCGCCGCCCGCGAGGGGCCGGCGGCGGCGTCTGGCGCCACGACCACGAGCCCGCCCACCGGCCGGAGCACCGGGCGCGGCCAGTGGCCGACCGGCGCCTCGCGCGGCGCAAGAGCCTGCCCGTGGCGCGGGTCACGCCCGAGCAGGCCGCCTTCGACATGCGGATGCTCGACCACGACTTCCACCTGTTCACCGACGCCGCCACCGGCACGGACTGCCTGATCCACCGCACGGCCGACGGCGGCCTGGCGCTCGTCAGCGCCGACCCGGGCGCCTGCGGCGCGCCGGCCGGCCCACCCGTCGCGCCGGCGATCCCGATGGAGGTCGGCGACGCGCTCGCCGCGCTCGACGCCACCGACGGGCCGTTCGTGGCCTTCGTGGACCCAGACCGCGGCCGGCTGATGGTCGCCTACCGCCGGTACGACGGCCACTACGGGCTGCTGGGGCCGGCCGACCGCTACTGA
- a CDS encoding HAD family hydrolase, whose product MSVIDLEPAVGETPGGGGPGGYIRAVAVDFDGTLTDGGRPGREALDALARYRSHGGRVVLVTGRILAELLEAFPDAAAHVDLIVAENGATVARDGVERLLAEPVDPALIEALRRRGVAARGGRVLVAMQWSDHAAAVEEIGRLGLELQLIRNRGELMVLPSGVSKGNGVAEGLADLHVSCHNTVAIGDAENDHSLLAACEVGVALANAVPSLRAHADLVEDRADGHGVAGVLDGPLVSGAVLPHPSRWRLHLGTDPSGDDVALPASPSNVLVCGPSGSGKSHVAGLIAEGLVRLGYSLLVVDPEGDYGALGALPGVVTVGGADPLPSPERIVEPIGQLGSVVVDLSLRDAVERRDFYRRVPAMVEANRAALGMPHWLIVDEAHEYLGAAHHDPDAIVPGRGGYCFVTYHATELPPRALARLDVLIALAGTLPESLPEPVRHELDGARDLLGAARPGQAVVMRREGTRGAPEARIVTLAARETLHVRHHHKYVSGLLPEELRFQFRVGPSETAGPPVANAMEFYRALRACDAGAIAHHAAGGDFSRWLEEVLADHVLAGRAAAIEDAVRCGAAADEARDAFLRAIEARYIG is encoded by the coding sequence ATGTCGGTGATCGATCTCGAGCCGGCGGTCGGCGAGACCCCCGGAGGCGGCGGCCCGGGCGGGTACATCCGCGCCGTCGCGGTCGACTTCGACGGCACGCTCACCGACGGCGGGCGGCCCGGACGGGAGGCGCTCGACGCGCTCGCCCGCTACCGGTCGCACGGGGGCCGGGTGGTGCTGGTGACCGGCCGCATCCTGGCCGAGCTGCTCGAGGCGTTTCCGGACGCCGCCGCGCACGTGGACCTGATCGTGGCCGAGAACGGCGCGACCGTGGCCCGTGACGGCGTCGAGCGCCTTCTCGCCGAGCCGGTCGACCCGGCCCTGATCGAGGCGCTGCGCCGGCGCGGGGTGGCCGCCCGCGGCGGCCGCGTGCTGGTCGCGATGCAGTGGAGCGACCACGCGGCCGCGGTGGAGGAGATCGGCCGGCTGGGCCTCGAGCTCCAGCTCATCCGCAACCGCGGCGAGCTGATGGTGCTGCCGTCCGGCGTCTCGAAGGGCAACGGCGTGGCGGAGGGGCTCGCCGACCTGCACGTCTCCTGCCACAACACGGTGGCGATCGGCGACGCCGAGAACGACCACTCGCTGCTCGCCGCGTGCGAGGTGGGCGTGGCCCTGGCGAACGCGGTGCCCAGCCTGCGCGCCCACGCCGACCTGGTGGAGGACCGCGCCGACGGGCATGGGGTGGCCGGCGTGCTCGACGGGCCGCTCGTCTCGGGCGCCGTTCTGCCGCACCCGTCGCGCTGGCGCCTGCACCTCGGCACGGACCCGTCGGGCGACGACGTCGCGCTGCCGGCCTCGCCGAGCAACGTGCTCGTGTGCGGCCCGAGCGGCAGCGGCAAGTCGCACGTGGCCGGGCTGATCGCCGAGGGGCTCGTGCGCCTGGGCTACTCGCTGCTGGTCGTTGACCCCGAGGGCGACTACGGGGCGCTCGGCGCCCTGCCGGGCGTCGTGACCGTGGGCGGGGCCGACCCGCTGCCCTCGCCGGAGCGCATCGTCGAGCCCATCGGCCAGCTCGGCTCCGTCGTCGTCGACCTCTCGCTGCGCGACGCGGTGGAGCGCCGCGACTTCTACCGCCGCGTGCCCGCGATGGTCGAGGCCAACCGCGCCGCCCTCGGCATGCCGCACTGGCTCATCGTCGACGAGGCGCACGAGTACCTCGGCGCGGCCCATCACGACCCCGACGCGATCGTGCCGGGCCGCGGCGGCTACTGCTTCGTGACCTACCACGCCACCGAGCTGCCGCCGCGGGCGCTCGCGCGCCTGGACGTGCTGATCGCCCTCGCCGGCACGCTGCCCGAGTCGCTCCCCGAGCCCGTCCGCCACGAGCTCGACGGGGCCCGCGACCTGCTCGGGGCGGCCCGCCCCGGCCAGGCTGTCGTGATGCGGCGCGAGGGGACGAGGGGCGCGCCGGAGGCCCGCATCGTGACGCTCGCCGCCCGCGAGACGCTCCACGTGCGCCACCACCACAAGTACGTCAGCGGGCTGCTGCCCGAGGAGCTGCGCTTCCAGTTCCGCGTGGGGCCGTCGGAGACGGCCGGGCCGCCGGTCGCCAACGCGATGGAGTTCTACCGGGCGCTGCGCGCCTGCGACGCCGGGGCGATCGCCCACCACGCCGCAGGCGGGGACTTCTCGCGATGGCTCGAGGAGGTGCTCGCCGACCACGTCCTCGCCGGCCGCGCCGCGGCGATCGAGGACGCGGTCCGGTGCGGCGCCGCCGCCGACGAGGCGCGCGACGCCTTCCTGCGCGCCATCGAGGCGCGGTACATCGGTTGA